In the genome of Kiritimatiellia bacterium, one region contains:
- a CDS encoding HAD family phosphatase yields the protein MTRSLLFDIGGVLLNLDYGPAIERILPLCDPALGLNNRSFFGLVERDPMLAEYERGRVSPEEFYRHFVRVTGFRGDYPAFVDAWYHVLSENPPMIEFARELSARRPVYLASNAGVLHFPRMFADFPSLAFRRGAVISCEIGAVKPERFFYERALKRLGLRAEDCLFLDDRPENVAGAEACGLRSLLYTDPPAAIAAVRAAL from the coding sequence ATGACTCGATCCCTGCTTTTCGACATCGGCGGCGTGCTGCTGAACCTGGACTACGGGCCCGCGATCGAGCGCATCCTGCCCTTGTGCGATCCCGCGCTCGGCCTGAACAACCGGTCCTTCTTCGGCCTGGTCGAGCGCGACCCGATGCTCGCGGAATACGAGCGGGGCCGCGTGTCGCCGGAGGAGTTCTACCGTCACTTCGTCCGGGTCACGGGGTTTCGCGGCGACTACCCGGCCTTCGTGGACGCCTGGTACCACGTCCTCTCCGAGAACCCGCCGATGATCGAATTCGCCCGCGAGCTGTCCGCGCGCCGGCCCGTCTACCTGGCCTCCAACGCGGGAGTGCTGCACTTCCCGCGGATGTTCGCGGATTTCCCCTCGCTGGCTTTCCGCCGCGGCGCGGTGATCTCCTGCGAGATCGGGGCGGTCAAGCCGGAGCGATTTTTCTACGAGCGCGCGCTGAAACGTCTCGGGTTGCGGGCGGAGGACTGTTTGTTCCTCGATGACCGCCCCGAGAACGTCGCCGGCGCCGAGGCCTGCGGCCTCCGGTCCCTCCTCTACACCGACCCGCCCGCCGCCATCGCCGCCGTCCGCGCGGCCCTGTAA